The proteins below come from a single Mya arenaria isolate MELC-2E11 chromosome 6, ASM2691426v1 genomic window:
- the LOC128237295 gene encoding uncharacterized protein LOC128237295 isoform X1, with protein MDCVTGKTIQADASVRYATYCQPCFYDGKTLPAEGYCNICKEFMCFTCTNVHKKLRITKSHTILDKSTMPTTMKGYLIEEESTEPCDIHPGECIKYYCPIHQSLNCGHCSIIDHQSCKQQIISDIAKAFKDGSGHKDIKEVLSQSLEYIDTCLSTCEDKNQFVEKLSESEISKLREYRDQVNKYFDEREKELLNIISQRKQLDRMVLNSITSKCDNLKTQVNELKANIEAQENNASQLFIKARKAESMLAGWQSALAEINMETTIHQYQFRKDPVTERLLASHTGLGTVEEVVDAKALDQRCEPTTSTATVKGMKDNNSPIAVINVQTVGDSKAAETTKRASPDSVTPLITDGTQTTAEPKLNQRCERTNSTAPDKGKNDITTSIAVTNVQTAGDIKAVQTTKRASPDTVTKEPPSISNETQATADSKQNQRCEPTTSTAPYKGKKDTTTPIVVINGQTVVDIKAAQTAKRASPDIVTTEPPLIPYGTQTTAEPKQKKQTSITTDLTSLKFTPAQDILVKSPSDSSECFLTSMLLLPGNRLLLSDRNGTVKLVDLNTSSIVSEVLVQNKAWDMCLLPGDRVAVSGVPGCIQFLETRKQISLGNNIKVDGDSLGIGYHTECLIVSYSTGKVEKMNLKGKVLKKVPNNRSHENLFEYPWYLTVVSKGHTAAIYVTDCGKHTITKLDMDLNISKTLQDPSMRAPRGITPVGNQLLICGSESNNIMCLALPCVKITQLMGVKEKIWGPRSICYSQQQNKLFVTCCTQWNADCDNYVRVYTAT; from the exons ATGGATTGTGTCACTGGCAAAACAATCCAGGCAGATGCCTCTGTCCGGTACGCGACCTACTGCCAGCCATGCTTTTATGATGGGAAAACTCTCCCAGCTGAGGGCTACTGCAATATATGCAAAGAGTTCATGTGCTTTACTTGCACAAATGTGCATAAGAAACTAAGGATTACAAAGTCCCATACAATTCTTGACAAGAGTACAATGCCTACTACCATGAAAGGCTATTTAATCGAAGAAGAAAGCACAGAGCCTTGTGATATCCACCCTGGAGAATGTATCAAATACTACTGTCCAATCCACCAATCTCTTAACTGCGGACATTGTTCGATCATTGATCATCAATCTTGTAAACAGCAGATCATTTCTGACATTGCTAAAGCCTTCAAAGATGGCTCGGGTCATAAAGACATCAAAGAAGTTCTTTCGCAGTCACTGGAATACATTGATACGTGTTTGTCCACTTGTGAAGACAAAAATCAGTTTGTAGAAAAGCTTAGTGAAAGTGAGATTTCTAAATTAAGAGAATATCGAGACCAGGTCAACAAATACTTTGACGAACGTGAAAAAGAACTTCTGAACATTATTTCCCAGAGAAAGCAATTGGATCGGATGGTATTGAACTCCATAACATCAAAATGTGACAATCTTAAGACCCAGGTCAATGAACTCAAGGCAAACATAGAAGCTCAGGAGAACAACGCTAGCCAGTTGTTTATAAAGGCCAGGAAAGCCGAAAGCATGCTGGCGGGATGGCAATCAGCTCTTGCCGAAATTAACATGGAGACGACTATTCACCAGTATCAGTTCAGAAAGGATCCTGTAACTGAGAGGCTCTTGGCATCACACACTGGCCTGGGCACTGTCGAGGAGGTGGTTGATGCAAAAGCTCTAG ACCAAAGATGTGAGCCAACAACTTCAACAGCAACGGTCAAAGGCATGAAAGATAACAATTCACCGATTGCTGTTATCAACGTACAAACAGTTGGGGATAGCAAGGCTGCCGAAACAACCAAAAGAGCCTCACCCGATTCAGTGACACCATTGATTACTGATGGAACACAAACGACCGCAGAACCAAAactaa accAAAGATGTGAGCGAACAAATTCAACAGCACCGGACAAAGGCAAGAATGATATCACTACATCGATTGCTGTTACCAACGTACAAACAGCTGGGGATATCAAGGCTGTCCAAACAACCAAAAGAGCTTCACCCGATACAGTGACAAAGGAACCACCTTCGATTTCTAATGAAACACAAGCGACTGCAGATTCAAAACAAA ACCAAAGATGTGAGCCAACAACTTCAACAGCACCGTACAAAGGCAAAAAAGATACCACTACACCGATTGTTGTTATCAACGGACAAACAGTTGTGGATATCAAGGCTGCCCAAACAGCCAAAAGAGCCTCACCCGATATAGTGACAACGGAACCTCCTTTGATTCCTTATGGAACACAAACGACTGCAGAACCAAAACAAA AAAAGCAGACCAGTATCACCACTGATCTAACCAGCTTGAAATTCACCCCAGCCCAAGACATCCTTGTCAAGTCTCCATCTGATAGCAGTGAATGCTTCCTGACCAGCATGCTCCTACTGCCTGGGAACAGACTGTTATTGTCTGATCGTAACGGCACAGTGAAGCTGGTGGACCTTAATACCAGCAGCATAGTGTCCGAGGTCTTGGTGCAAAATAAGGCATGGGATATGTGTCTTCTCCCTGGGGACAGGGTGGCTGTTAGTGGAGTTCCGGGATGTATTCAGTTTCTGGAGACACGGAAACAAATATCCCTCGGGAACAACATCAAGGTGGACGGTGACTCTCTAGGTATTGGTTACCACACCGAATGCTTAATTGTCTCGTACAGTACCGGGAAGGTGgagaaaatgaatttgaaagGGAAAGTGTTGAAGAAAGTACCAAATAATAGGTCTCATGAAAACTTGTTTGAATATCCATGGTACTTGACAGTTGTCAGTAAAGGTCATACCGCAGCTATATACGTGACAGACTGCGGGAAACACACAATCACCAAGCTGGATATGGACCTAAACATCAGCAAAACACTCCAAGACCCTTCCATGAGAGCACCAAGAGGCATCACTCCAGTTGGAAACCAGCTACTTATATGTGGTTCTGAAAGTAACAACATCATGTGCCTTGCTCTGCCCTGCGTCAAGATTACCCAGTTAATGGGCGTGAAGGAAAAGATATGGGGGCCACGCAGTATCTGCTACAGTCAGCAGCAGAACAAGCTATTCGTTACCTGCTGCACACAATGGAATGCAGATTGCGACAATTATGTCAGGGTGTATACAGCAACATAA
- the LOC128237295 gene encoding uncharacterized protein LOC128237295 isoform X2: MDCVTGKTIQADASVRYATYCQPCFYDGKTLPAEGYCNICKEFMCFTCTNVHKKLRITKSHTILDKSTMPTTMKGYLIEEESTEPCDIHPGECIKYYCPIHQSLNCGHCSIIDHQSCKQQIISDIAKAFKDGSGHKDIKEVLSQSLEYIDTCLSTCEDKNQFVEKLSESEISKLREYRDQVNKYFDEREKELLNIISQRKQLDRMVLNSITSKCDNLKTQVNELKANIEAQENNASQLFIKARKAESMLAGWQSALAEINMETTIHQYQFRKDPVTERLLASHTGLGTVEEVVDAKALDQRCEPTTSTATVKGMKDNNSPIAVINVQTVGDSKAAETTKRASPDSVTPLITDGTQTTAEPKLNQRCERTNSTAPDKGKNDITTSIAVTNVQTAGDIKAVQTTKRASPDTVTKEPPSISNETQATADSKQKKQTSITTDLTSLKFTPAQDILVKSPSDSSECFLTSMLLLPGNRLLLSDRNGTVKLVDLNTSSIVSEVLVQNKAWDMCLLPGDRVAVSGVPGCIQFLETRKQISLGNNIKVDGDSLGIGYHTECLIVSYSTGKVEKMNLKGKVLKKVPNNRSHENLFEYPWYLTVVSKGHTAAIYVTDCGKHTITKLDMDLNISKTLQDPSMRAPRGITPVGNQLLICGSESNNIMCLALPCVKITQLMGVKEKIWGPRSICYSQQQNKLFVTCCTQWNADCDNYVRVYTAT; encoded by the exons ATGGATTGTGTCACTGGCAAAACAATCCAGGCAGATGCCTCTGTCCGGTACGCGACCTACTGCCAGCCATGCTTTTATGATGGGAAAACTCTCCCAGCTGAGGGCTACTGCAATATATGCAAAGAGTTCATGTGCTTTACTTGCACAAATGTGCATAAGAAACTAAGGATTACAAAGTCCCATACAATTCTTGACAAGAGTACAATGCCTACTACCATGAAAGGCTATTTAATCGAAGAAGAAAGCACAGAGCCTTGTGATATCCACCCTGGAGAATGTATCAAATACTACTGTCCAATCCACCAATCTCTTAACTGCGGACATTGTTCGATCATTGATCATCAATCTTGTAAACAGCAGATCATTTCTGACATTGCTAAAGCCTTCAAAGATGGCTCGGGTCATAAAGACATCAAAGAAGTTCTTTCGCAGTCACTGGAATACATTGATACGTGTTTGTCCACTTGTGAAGACAAAAATCAGTTTGTAGAAAAGCTTAGTGAAAGTGAGATTTCTAAATTAAGAGAATATCGAGACCAGGTCAACAAATACTTTGACGAACGTGAAAAAGAACTTCTGAACATTATTTCCCAGAGAAAGCAATTGGATCGGATGGTATTGAACTCCATAACATCAAAATGTGACAATCTTAAGACCCAGGTCAATGAACTCAAGGCAAACATAGAAGCTCAGGAGAACAACGCTAGCCAGTTGTTTATAAAGGCCAGGAAAGCCGAAAGCATGCTGGCGGGATGGCAATCAGCTCTTGCCGAAATTAACATGGAGACGACTATTCACCAGTATCAGTTCAGAAAGGATCCTGTAACTGAGAGGCTCTTGGCATCACACACTGGCCTGGGCACTGTCGAGGAGGTGGTTGATGCAAAAGCTCTAG ACCAAAGATGTGAGCCAACAACTTCAACAGCAACGGTCAAAGGCATGAAAGATAACAATTCACCGATTGCTGTTATCAACGTACAAACAGTTGGGGATAGCAAGGCTGCCGAAACAACCAAAAGAGCCTCACCCGATTCAGTGACACCATTGATTACTGATGGAACACAAACGACCGCAGAACCAAAactaa accAAAGATGTGAGCGAACAAATTCAACAGCACCGGACAAAGGCAAGAATGATATCACTACATCGATTGCTGTTACCAACGTACAAACAGCTGGGGATATCAAGGCTGTCCAAACAACCAAAAGAGCTTCACCCGATACAGTGACAAAGGAACCACCTTCGATTTCTAATGAAACACAAGCGACTGCAGATTCAAAACAAA AAAAGCAGACCAGTATCACCACTGATCTAACCAGCTTGAAATTCACCCCAGCCCAAGACATCCTTGTCAAGTCTCCATCTGATAGCAGTGAATGCTTCCTGACCAGCATGCTCCTACTGCCTGGGAACAGACTGTTATTGTCTGATCGTAACGGCACAGTGAAGCTGGTGGACCTTAATACCAGCAGCATAGTGTCCGAGGTCTTGGTGCAAAATAAGGCATGGGATATGTGTCTTCTCCCTGGGGACAGGGTGGCTGTTAGTGGAGTTCCGGGATGTATTCAGTTTCTGGAGACACGGAAACAAATATCCCTCGGGAACAACATCAAGGTGGACGGTGACTCTCTAGGTATTGGTTACCACACCGAATGCTTAATTGTCTCGTACAGTACCGGGAAGGTGgagaaaatgaatttgaaagGGAAAGTGTTGAAGAAAGTACCAAATAATAGGTCTCATGAAAACTTGTTTGAATATCCATGGTACTTGACAGTTGTCAGTAAAGGTCATACCGCAGCTATATACGTGACAGACTGCGGGAAACACACAATCACCAAGCTGGATATGGACCTAAACATCAGCAAAACACTCCAAGACCCTTCCATGAGAGCACCAAGAGGCATCACTCCAGTTGGAAACCAGCTACTTATATGTGGTTCTGAAAGTAACAACATCATGTGCCTTGCTCTGCCCTGCGTCAAGATTACCCAGTTAATGGGCGTGAAGGAAAAGATATGGGGGCCACGCAGTATCTGCTACAGTCAGCAGCAGAACAAGCTATTCGTTACCTGCTGCACACAATGGAATGCAGATTGCGACAATTATGTCAGGGTGTATACAGCAACATAA